From bacterium, one genomic window encodes:
- a CDS encoding alpha-amylase/4-alpha-glucanotransferase domain-containing protein translates to MHRLALALVIHNHQPVGNFDHVFASATDLAYEPMVAALERHPRVRLALHYTGPLLDWLRAHRPEVLGRVRGLVARGQVEVLTGGYYEPVLAIIPDADKRGQIEKLTRAVAEEFGGASEGLWLAERIWEPHLARPIGEAGPRYTIVDDTHFHAVGLEDAQLLGYYITEEEGVPLALFASLRRLRYLIPWADPADVIAYLRTLAETDVRPEGRDAPLDLALMGDDGEKFGLWPTTHALCWERGWVERFLDALEATPWLDLVAPAEYLRTRPAAGRIYLPTGTYDEMAGWALGPVSAGRFALLRNELDGAGRAELTGFVRGGFWRHFLVKYGEVNTMHHLGLRAGRKIHTMPAGDTRARALDELWAGECNCPYWHGVFGGVYLPHIRGAAFGHLIAAEAIADRAARPGRYTEGEAEDLDGDGRHDVRLATDLVVCTVSPGRGGSVIEWDDRPARRHLGNVMTRRPEAYHEDLRRAAEQAPTDSRSEGAHAPRDASELRPTAPGLSQWLIYDRVQRPTLRMHLWSPAATTDQVGRDEQDELGGFAWGEYAWRLERGPDAVRLVLTRAASLPGGEAAVERTLEIAAGQRALLHTIGVRWTGDAPLDAVVAEEWDLGIFGAPEEVALDDAGTPRSLYLPAALSARDLVRISEGHSGLSITLRPSAPAAVWTLPLFTISNSEGGFEKNFQGVALHLRWALSLLPGRTWTQTTRAEVAGADHA, encoded by the coding sequence ATGCACCGCCTCGCCCTCGCGCTCGTCATCCACAATCACCAACCGGTCGGCAACTTCGACCACGTCTTTGCCAGCGCGACCGATTTGGCGTACGAGCCGATGGTCGCCGCCCTCGAGCGCCACCCTCGGGTCCGACTCGCGCTACACTACACCGGCCCGCTGCTGGACTGGCTCCGCGCGCACCGCCCCGAGGTGCTGGGCCGCGTACGTGGGCTCGTCGCGCGCGGGCAGGTCGAAGTGCTGACCGGCGGGTACTACGAACCGGTCCTCGCGATCATCCCCGACGCCGACAAACGCGGACAGATCGAGAAACTCACGCGCGCGGTCGCCGAGGAGTTTGGGGGCGCATCCGAAGGCCTTTGGCTCGCCGAACGAATTTGGGAGCCGCACCTCGCTCGGCCGATCGGCGAGGCGGGCCCCCGCTACACGATCGTGGACGACACGCACTTCCACGCGGTGGGGCTCGAGGACGCGCAGCTCCTCGGCTACTACATCACCGAGGAGGAAGGCGTCCCGCTGGCCCTGTTCGCGAGCCTCCGACGGCTGCGCTACCTGATCCCCTGGGCGGACCCCGCGGACGTCATCGCCTATCTCCGTACGCTCGCTGAAACCGACGTCAGGCCGGAGGGGCGCGACGCTCCCCTCGATCTGGCGTTGATGGGCGACGACGGCGAGAAGTTCGGGTTGTGGCCGACGACGCATGCGCTGTGTTGGGAGCGCGGATGGGTCGAGCGATTCCTCGACGCGCTGGAAGCGACGCCGTGGCTCGATCTGGTCGCGCCGGCCGAGTACCTGCGTACGCGACCGGCGGCGGGCCGGATCTATCTTCCCACCGGCACGTACGACGAGATGGCGGGGTGGGCGCTCGGCCCGGTCTCCGCCGGCCGCTTTGCGCTCCTGAGAAACGAGCTCGACGGGGCCGGGCGCGCGGAACTGACAGGGTTCGTCCGCGGAGGCTTCTGGCGACACTTCCTCGTGAAATACGGGGAGGTCAACACCATGCACCACCTCGGCCTCCGCGCCGGCCGGAAGATCCACACGATGCCCGCGGGAGACACACGCGCCCGCGCGCTCGACGAACTGTGGGCCGGGGAGTGTAACTGCCCATATTGGCACGGCGTCTTCGGCGGCGTCTACCTGCCGCACATCCGCGGCGCGGCGTTCGGTCATCTCATCGCGGCCGAGGCCATCGCCGACCGCGCGGCGCGCCCGGGGCGCTACACCGAGGGCGAAGCCGAGGATCTGGACGGAGACGGCCGTCACGACGTTCGCCTGGCCACCGATCTAGTGGTGTGCACGGTCAGTCCCGGACGGGGCGGAAGCGTCATCGAGTGGGACGACCGGCCGGCGCGGCGTCACCTCGGCAACGTCATGACGCGCCGGCCGGAAGCATACCATGAGGATCTCCGCCGGGCCGCCGAACAGGCGCCGACCGACTCGCGGTCCGAAGGCGCCCACGCGCCACGTGACGCCTCGGAACTCCGCCCCACCGCGCCCGGCCTCTCCCAATGGCTGATATACGACCGGGTGCAGCGGCCGACGTTGCGCATGCACCTCTGGTCCCCTGCGGCGACGACCGACCAGGTGGGGCGGGACGAACAAGACGAGCTCGGCGGCTTCGCGTGGGGCGAGTACGCCTGGCGCCTGGAACGGGGCCCGGACGCGGTCCGCCTCGTGCTGACGCGCGCTGCGTCGCTCCCTGGGGGCGAGGCCGCCGTGGAACGCACGCTTGAGATCGCGGCGGGACAACGTGCGCTCCTGCACACGATCGGCGTGCGGTGGACGGGGGACGCGCCGCTCGACGCCGTCGTGGCCGAAGAGTGGGACCTCGGCATCTTTGGCGCGCCGGAAGAGGTCGCACTCGACGATGCCGGCACTCCTCGGTCGCTCTACCTACCGGCGGCTCTCTCCGCGCGCGACCTGGTGCGGATCTCGGAAGGCCACTCCGGCCTTTCGATCACCCTTCGCCCGTCCGCGCCCGCCGCGGTGTGGACGCTGCCGCTCTTCACGATCAGCAACTCGGAGGGTGGCTTCGAGAAGAACTTCCAGGGCGTCGCGCTGCACCTGCGCTGGGCGCTCTCGCTCCTCCCCGGACGGACGTGGACGCAGACGACGCGGGCGGAGGTCGCGGGCGCCGACCACGCGTGA
- a CDS encoding pyridoxamine 5'-phosphate oxidase family protein, translated as MDTPDMNTPTTGRTKVRRHPERGRYDRAAIDAILDEALMCHVGFVVEGQPYVIPTIHARLGDRVYLHGSAASRMLGTLGGGVPACLTVTLLDGLVLARSGFNHSMNYRSVVVLGTATEVTDEAEKLAGLEAIVEHVVPGRWADARLPTETEMRSTRVLRMPLDEASAKIRTGPPKDDADDLGLDVWAGVIPLRLVPGVPIPDPALAAGVAEPAYVRSYRVEMRRRQGS; from the coding sequence ATGGACACGCCCGACATGAACACCCCGACCACCGGTCGGACCAAGGTCCGGCGTCATCCCGAGCGCGGCCGCTACGACCGCGCCGCGATCGACGCGATCCTTGACGAGGCGTTGATGTGCCACGTCGGTTTTGTCGTCGAGGGTCAACCCTACGTGATTCCAACGATTCACGCGCGCCTGGGCGACCGCGTCTACCTGCACGGCTCGGCAGCATCGCGCATGCTGGGGACGCTCGGCGGCGGCGTGCCCGCCTGTCTCACCGTGACGCTGTTGGACGGGCTGGTCCTCGCGCGGTCCGGCTTCAATCACTCGATGAACTACCGATCCGTCGTGGTGCTCGGGACGGCCACGGAGGTCACGGACGAGGCGGAGAAGCTCGCCGGGCTGGAGGCGATCGTGGAGCACGTTGTGCCGGGGCGCTGGGCCGACGCGCGGCTTCCCACCGAGACCGAGATGCGGTCGACCCGCGTGCTCCGGATGCCGCTCGACGAGGCGTCGGCCAAGATCCGCACCGGGCCGCCGAAAGACGACGCCGACGATCTTGGACTTGACGTCTGGGCCGGCGTGATTCCGCTCCGGCTCGTGCCCGGGGTGCCGATCCCCGACCCGGCGCTGGCCGCCGGTGTCGCCGAGCCGGCCTACGTGCGATCCTACCGCGTGGAGATGAGGCGCCGACAGGGATCCTGA
- the aspS gene encoding aspartate--tRNA(Asn) ligase has protein sequence MTRIWTTQLHEHIGRRVRLAGWLHHWRPLGQIAFLILRDGKGLAQAVVQDPELTARLDGVQRESVLTIDGVVRESPQAPGGVEVHEPSVDVVAAAAGGPPLDLSRPTVNAGLPLILDHAPVALRHPRLRAPFEIAAASMAGFRAVLRSAGFVEIQTPKIVGTATESGASVFSIDYFGRRAYLAQSPQLYKQIMVGVFERVFEIGPVFRAEPHDTPRHLNEYVSMDAETGFIDDHTTVMSVLTQVLAGMVDAIRGDAADALTRLGVRLPDVPAAIPTLHFTEALALIARETGAGALHESDLTPQHERWLGRWAQTVHHSDYLFVTGYPMAKRPFYTHPDPARPEYANGFDLLFRGTELVTGGQRLHRYEDYVSALSGRGLSPEPLAGYLEAFRYGMPPHGGFAIGLERWVASLVGASNIREVTLFPRDQQRVSP, from the coding sequence GTGACGCGCATCTGGACCACCCAGCTTCACGAACACATCGGTCGCCGTGTACGCCTGGCCGGCTGGCTTCATCACTGGCGACCGCTCGGCCAGATCGCCTTCCTCATCCTGAGGGACGGCAAAGGCCTGGCCCAGGCGGTCGTCCAGGATCCGGAGCTCACCGCCAGACTCGACGGCGTCCAGCGCGAGTCGGTGCTCACGATCGACGGGGTAGTGCGGGAGAGCCCGCAGGCGCCCGGAGGTGTTGAGGTCCATGAGCCATCCGTCGATGTCGTCGCGGCGGCGGCCGGCGGGCCTCCCCTCGACCTGAGCCGCCCGACCGTCAACGCGGGCCTGCCCTTGATCCTCGATCATGCCCCCGTCGCCCTCCGGCATCCGCGCCTGCGCGCGCCGTTCGAAATCGCCGCGGCGTCGATGGCGGGGTTCCGGGCGGTCCTGCGATCCGCGGGCTTCGTCGAGATCCAGACGCCGAAGATCGTCGGCACGGCGACGGAGAGTGGCGCCAGCGTGTTCTCCATCGACTATTTCGGCCGGCGCGCGTACCTGGCGCAGAGCCCGCAGCTGTACAAACAGATCATGGTCGGCGTATTCGAGCGCGTCTTCGAGATCGGACCGGTCTTCCGCGCGGAGCCCCACGACACCCCGCGCCATCTCAACGAGTACGTGTCGATGGACGCGGAGACGGGATTCATCGACGACCACACCACGGTGATGAGCGTGCTCACCCAGGTGCTTGCGGGAATGGTGGACGCCATCCGGGGGGATGCCGCCGATGCGTTGACCCGGCTCGGTGTCCGCCTGCCGGACGTTCCCGCGGCGATCCCCACGCTGCACTTCACCGAAGCCCTCGCGCTCATCGCGCGGGAGACAGGGGCCGGTGCGCTGCACGAGTCAGACCTCACGCCTCAACACGAGCGATGGCTCGGACGCTGGGCGCAGACGGTGCACCACTCCGACTACCTCTTCGTCACGGGGTACCCGATGGCCAAGCGTCCCTTCTACACCCATCCGGACCCTGCCCGCCCCGAGTACGCCAACGGATTCGATCTCCTGTTCCGGGGGACCGAACTCGTGACGGGCGGGCAACGCCTCCACCGCTACGAGGACTACGTGTCCGCCTTGAGCGGGCGCGGCCTGTCGCCCGAGCCGCTGGCGGGATACCTCGAGGCGTTCAGGTACGGGATGCCGCCGCACGGCGGCTTCGCCATAGGGCTCGAGCGGTGGGTGGCCAGCCTGGTCGGTGCGTCCAACATCCGCGAGGTGACGCTGTTCCCGCGCGACCAGCAGCGGGTCAGCCCTTAA
- the treY gene encoding malto-oligosyltrehalose synthase translates to MIATYRLQLGPQLGFDDARAALAYLRKLGVSHLYLSPITEARPGSTHGYDVVDHNRIREELGGADAFWALVDAARGAGLGIIVDFVPNHAYTGPENARWQDVLAHGPDSPYAFHFDIDWEPLKPELRGKILLPFLGSPYGDALDRGEIGLVWDHGALRADYFGNRFALAPATYADVLAAALSRGARRGSVDALEAVADEFRRLATGDRATFDALRTRLDALLTPPDVAALREVRGAELHAILERQHWRLSYWQTAPHEINYRRFFDVNELIGLRMEQPDVFAEAHRLLAQLLTHRGIDGVRIDHIDGLVDPHGYLEALRALGPRGVWVEKILGHGETLPEEWSVDGTVGYDFLNDVLQLLTYPGGRIGLERAYRQFTGVTQPYGSVVREAKRLVMETSLAGELYRLAYVLDRISEADYHTRDFTLEALRDALAQIVAVFPRYRTYLPHDRDEGTAVIREAAQTARLRNPGTEPTVYAFVANVLTDPSLPERGPLWTEWLGRFQQYTAPVAAKGVEDTAFYRYLPFVALNEVGGDPDRFGLPLQAFHARARYRALRYPRTLLATATHDHKRGEDTRMRMIALAETPETWRRTVGALSRVARRYRRARGPSRADEFLFYQTLVAVWTGADRATLTDRLCAYMLKASREAKRRTSWVSPDAAYEADLEQFVRGMTEDPRVARAIEPLATALTRIGFANALSQLVLKLTTPGVPDFYQGADLLDGSLVDPDNRRPVDFALRARLLESLEPRLARPDPSQLRGWVEAADERAKLYATARLLRFRRGHADLFAGSYRALEAAGDRANHLIAFARESGDDALLALVPRFPATLERLGGWANTHVPLPDTLAARRWVDVLTGEAHDLGAEAMPAVPPVMWRVLYAEGRA, encoded by the coding sequence ATGATCGCCACCTACCGCCTGCAACTCGGGCCGCAGCTCGGGTTCGACGACGCCCGCGCCGCGCTGGCGTATCTCCGCAAGCTCGGCGTCAGCCACCTCTATCTCTCGCCGATCACCGAGGCACGACCCGGCAGCACACACGGCTACGACGTCGTCGACCACAACCGCATCCGAGAAGAACTCGGCGGCGCGGACGCGTTCTGGGCGCTGGTCGACGCCGCCCGGGGGGCCGGGCTCGGGATCATCGTGGACTTCGTGCCGAACCACGCGTACACCGGGCCCGAGAACGCCCGCTGGCAGGACGTCCTCGCACATGGGCCCGACTCGCCCTACGCGTTCCACTTCGACATCGACTGGGAGCCGCTCAAGCCGGAACTGCGCGGCAAGATCCTGCTGCCGTTTCTCGGGAGTCCGTACGGCGACGCGCTGGACCGCGGCGAGATCGGGCTGGTGTGGGACCACGGCGCGCTCCGGGCGGACTACTTCGGCAACCGATTCGCGCTGGCGCCCGCGACGTACGCCGACGTGTTGGCCGCGGCCCTGTCTCGGGGTGCGCGCCGGGGGTCGGTCGACGCGCTCGAGGCGGTCGCGGACGAGTTCCGGCGGCTCGCGACCGGAGACCGCGCCACCTTCGACGCGCTGCGGACCCGGCTCGACGCGCTTCTGACGCCGCCCGACGTGGCCGCGCTACGGGAGGTGCGAGGCGCCGAGCTGCACGCCATCTTGGAGCGGCAGCACTGGCGGCTCTCGTACTGGCAGACGGCGCCGCACGAGATCAACTACCGCCGGTTCTTCGACGTGAACGAACTGATCGGCCTGCGGATGGAGCAACCGGACGTGTTCGCCGAAGCCCACCGGCTGCTGGCGCAACTTCTGACCCACAGGGGGATCGACGGCGTGCGCATCGATCACATCGACGGCCTCGTCGATCCCCACGGCTACCTCGAAGCGTTGCGCGCGCTTGGCCCGCGAGGCGTCTGGGTCGAGAAGATCCTCGGCCACGGCGAGACGCTCCCGGAGGAATGGTCGGTCGACGGCACGGTCGGCTACGACTTCCTGAACGACGTCTTGCAGCTCCTGACGTATCCCGGCGGACGCATCGGACTCGAGCGGGCGTACCGCCAGTTCACCGGGGTGACGCAGCCCTACGGATCGGTGGTGCGCGAGGCCAAGCGGCTGGTCATGGAGACCTCGCTGGCGGGGGAGTTGTACCGCCTCGCGTACGTCCTCGACCGGATCTCCGAGGCAGACTATCACACGCGGGACTTCACGCTGGAGGCGCTGCGCGACGCGTTGGCGCAGATCGTGGCCGTGTTTCCGCGATACCGCACCTACCTGCCGCACGACCGCGACGAGGGGACGGCGGTGATCCGGGAGGCGGCGCAGACTGCGAGGCTGCGGAACCCGGGGACGGAACCCACGGTGTACGCGTTTGTCGCAAACGTGCTGACCGACCCATCGCTCCCGGAGCGCGGACCGCTGTGGACCGAGTGGCTCGGACGGTTCCAGCAGTATACCGCTCCGGTCGCCGCGAAGGGCGTGGAGGACACGGCGTTCTACCGCTACCTGCCGTTCGTGGCGCTCAACGAAGTCGGAGGAGACCCCGACCGCTTCGGACTGCCCCTGCAAGCGTTCCACGCGCGGGCGCGCTACCGCGCGCTGCGCTATCCGCGGACGCTACTGGCCACGGCCACGCACGATCACAAGCGCGGCGAAGACACGCGCATGCGGATGATCGCGCTGGCCGAGACACCGGAGACGTGGCGGCGCACCGTCGGGGCGCTGTCGCGCGTGGCTCGCCGCTACCGGCGCGCGCGCGGCCCGTCCCGCGCCGACGAGTTCCTGTTCTACCAGACGCTCGTCGCCGTGTGGACGGGCGCCGACCGCGCCACGCTCACGGACCGGCTCTGTGCGTACATGCTCAAGGCCTCGCGCGAAGCCAAACGGCGGACCAGCTGGGTGAGCCCGGACGCCGCCTACGAGGCGGACCTGGAGCAGTTCGTCCGGGGCATGACGGAGGATCCCCGCGTCGCCCGCGCGATCGAGCCGCTGGCGACGGCGCTGACGCGGATCGGCTTCGCGAACGCCCTGAGCCAGCTCGTGCTGAAGCTGACGACGCCGGGCGTGCCGGACTTCTACCAGGGCGCGGATCTCCTCGACGGGTCCCTCGTCGACCCCGACAACCGGCGGCCGGTGGACTTCGCGCTGCGCGCGCGGCTGCTGGAGTCGCTCGAGCCGCGCCTGGCCCGACCGGATCCATCCCAGCTCCGCGGCTGGGTCGAAGCGGCGGATGAACGAGCGAAGCTCTACGCCACGGCCCGTCTGTTGCGGTTTCGGCGCGGGCACGCCGATCTGTTCGCCGGAAGCTATCGGGCGCTCGAGGCCGCCGGCGATCGAGCCAACCACCTGATCGCGTTTGCGCGGGAGTCGGGCGACGACGCGCTGCTCGCGCTCGTCCCGCGGTTTCCCGCCACGCTCGAGCGCCTCGGCGGGTGGGCGAACACCCACGTGCCGCTTCCGGACACCCTGGCGGCACGGCGTTGGGTCGACGTCCTGACCGGCGAAGCGCACGATCTCGGCGCCGAGGCCATGCCGGCGGTGCCGCCGGTGATGTGGCGGGTGCTCTACGCCGAAGGGCGTGCCTAA
- a CDS encoding VIT1/CCC1 transporter family protein — translation MNPPETRNAPDREDAVARLLTAWRGEIQARQAYEALAARERDPKRAEVLRRMAEAEGGHRARLETRLRELGAAIPDAASVYLPFWTRLQIKFAPVEKVLAWRESLENEEVDGVYGRPTGDGATDELLTQLRKEERSHALADEEMRSGAPAQVGAETPEGRLRRILGRERWHQAGSSWISGAVYGANDGLGAVFGIVAGVSGATGGSSFVLTAGLAGAIASALSMAVGAFLAERSTAEVAAASIEGERKEVTEHPEEEQEELSLFYQLKGLDKVQADELATRLSGNAEAMLQALVSEELGGVNTGGNPFQAGIAAGISTGVGAFIPVLPFFWLGGTAGVIWAAVVSLVAHFLVGAAKSLFTLRSWWASGLEMTVAGIIVGGATYLLGVLFRVST, via the coding sequence ATGAACCCCCCGGAAACACGTAACGCCCCCGACCGCGAGGACGCGGTCGCCCGCCTCCTGACGGCGTGGCGAGGCGAGATCCAGGCACGGCAAGCGTACGAAGCCCTTGCGGCACGCGAACGGGATCCGAAGCGCGCCGAGGTCCTCCGGCGCATGGCGGAGGCCGAGGGCGGTCACCGCGCCCGCCTCGAGACCCGTCTCCGAGAATTGGGCGCTGCGATACCCGACGCCGCAAGCGTGTACCTCCCCTTCTGGACCCGTCTGCAGATCAAGTTCGCGCCGGTGGAGAAGGTGCTCGCGTGGCGGGAGTCCCTGGAGAACGAAGAGGTGGACGGTGTGTACGGCCGGCCCACGGGCGATGGTGCGACGGACGAGCTGTTGACGCAACTGCGGAAAGAGGAGCGCTCCCACGCGCTGGCCGATGAGGAGATGCGATCGGGAGCGCCGGCGCAGGTCGGCGCGGAGACGCCGGAGGGCCGCCTCAGGCGTATTCTGGGCCGGGAGCGCTGGCACCAGGCGGGGTCCAGTTGGATCTCGGGAGCGGTCTACGGCGCGAACGACGGGCTCGGCGCCGTCTTCGGGATCGTCGCCGGCGTGTCCGGCGCCACGGGAGGCTCGAGCTTCGTCCTCACCGCAGGCCTCGCCGGTGCGATTGCCTCGGCGCTCTCGATGGCCGTCGGTGCGTTTCTCGCCGAGCGGTCGACGGCGGAAGTCGCGGCCGCCAGCATCGAGGGCGAGCGGAAAGAAGTGACCGAACACCCTGAGGAGGAACAGGAAGAACTATCGCTCTTCTATCAGCTCAAGGGGCTCGACAAGGTCCAGGCGGACGAATTGGCGACGCGACTCAGCGGGAACGCCGAGGCGATGTTACAGGCGCTCGTGAGCGAGGAACTGGGCGGCGTGAACACCGGGGGCAATCCGTTCCAGGCGGGGATCGCCGCGGGCATCAGCACCGGGGTCGGCGCGTTCATTCCGGTGCTGCCGTTCTTCTGGCTCGGCGGCACCGCGGGGGTAATCTGGGCCGCCGTCGTGTCCCTGGTCGCCCATTTTCTCGTCGGGGCGGCCAAGTCGCTCTTCACGCTGCGCAGTTGGTGGGCGTCGGGGCTGGAGATGACCGTCGCCGGCATCATCGTCGGTGGTGCCACCTACCTGCTCGGCGTCCTGTTCCGGGTGTCCACCTAG
- a CDS encoding carbon-nitrogen hydrolase family protein yields the protein MLQVALLQISAHAADQEANRRTGDAWCRKAKALGADIALFPEMWNIGYTAYAGCPNLLAAVGREKPVERAARVRWQAQAVGRSDPFVTHFQRLAAELDMAIAVTYLERWPGGAPRNTVSLIDRRGEIAFTYAKVHTCDFDMEAACTPGEDFYVAPLRTAHDTVDVGAMICFDREFPESARILMLKGAELVLVPNACEMEANRLSQLGARAFENMMGVALANYPAPQQNGRSVAFDGIAFTDEGRSRDMCVAAAGEEEGIYLARFDLDVLRTYRAREVWGNAFRRPHRYAPLASMDVRVP from the coding sequence ATGCTGCAGGTGGCCCTGCTCCAGATCTCCGCTCACGCAGCGGACCAGGAGGCCAATCGGCGGACAGGGGACGCGTGGTGCCGCAAGGCCAAGGCTTTGGGGGCGGATATTGCGCTGTTCCCCGAGATGTGGAACATCGGCTACACGGCGTACGCGGGATGCCCGAACTTGCTCGCGGCCGTTGGCCGCGAGAAGCCCGTCGAGCGCGCGGCGCGCGTTCGCTGGCAGGCGCAGGCGGTCGGGAGGAGCGATCCTTTCGTCACGCACTTCCAGCGGCTCGCGGCGGAGCTCGACATGGCCATCGCCGTCACGTACCTGGAGCGCTGGCCCGGCGGCGCGCCGCGGAACACCGTGTCGCTTATCGACCGGCGGGGTGAGATCGCGTTCACGTACGCGAAGGTGCACACGTGCGACTTCGACATGGAGGCGGCGTGTACGCCCGGCGAGGACTTCTACGTTGCGCCCCTGCGAACCGCACACGACACGGTCGACGTCGGGGCGATGATCTGTTTCGATAGAGAGTTTCCCGAGAGCGCCCGCATCCTGATGCTCAAGGGTGCCGAGCTCGTGCTCGTCCCCAACGCCTGCGAAATGGAGGCGAACCGTCTGTCGCAGCTGGGCGCCCGCGCGTTCGAAAACATGATGGGCGTGGCGCTCGCGAACTACCCTGCGCCGCAGCAGAACGGCCGCTCCGTTGCGTTCGACGGGATCGCCTTCACCGATGAGGGACGATCGCGAGACATGTGCGTCGCCGCCGCGGGGGAGGAGGAAGGGATCTACTTGGCGCGCTTTGACCTCGACGTCCTGCGGACATACCGCGCCCGGGAAGTGTGGGGCAACGCGTTCCGGCGGCCCCACCGTTACGCGCCGCTCGCGTCGATGGACGTCCGGGTTCCATAG
- a CDS encoding DHA2 family efflux MFS transporter permease subunit, whose product MTTAADRIMRGPTAAPNKWLVATAVTVGTLMGTVDASVVNVALPSIQATFGVSITEVTWLTTSYLIALVLLLPLTGWLVSVFGRKPLYQACLLVFIGASVFAGLAPSLPFLIAARVLQGLGAGILNPVEQAILSETFPPEQRGLATGLYGLVVVLGPTIGPLVGGWITDNMTWRWIFFINVPVGLLGSLLVASFVPEPSHLKQRGRVRVDVVGIGLLAVGLSSLLIVLEQGNRWDWFSSPLVWGFGLAAVSGLLLFVLWELLGTDTPAVDLRILTNRAFTAAWASVGVLGLALIGALLLQSLFLQEVLGYTATQTGTMFVPRGLVTMIMSPIAGLLLNRVGPRLLAAAGGLSVAAALFMMSRWTLDAGLVQILPPMMLNGLGLAMLFIPLFNAGIASVDRRKITGAAGLLSLQLQLGAAFGSAILATMIERGITRYHAILVEHATAASPAFSTTLQQLTRLLSGPGGRDPVTAQQQAYAMLDQTITAQASVLSFNHAFQIIAAIALIVLLCVPFLRRPIANLPH is encoded by the coding sequence ATGACGACCGCGGCCGATCGCATCATGCGCGGCCCGACCGCCGCGCCTAATAAGTGGCTGGTGGCCACCGCGGTCACCGTGGGCACCCTCATGGGCACCGTCGATGCCTCGGTGGTCAACGTCGCCCTTCCCAGCATCCAGGCGACGTTCGGAGTCTCGATCACCGAGGTCACCTGGCTGACCACGTCCTACCTGATCGCGCTCGTGCTGCTCCTGCCGCTGACCGGGTGGCTCGTGTCCGTGTTCGGCCGCAAACCGCTGTACCAAGCCTGCCTGCTCGTCTTCATCGGCGCGTCCGTGTTCGCCGGCCTCGCGCCGTCCCTGCCGTTCCTCATCGCCGCACGGGTGCTGCAGGGGCTCGGCGCCGGCATTTTGAACCCGGTGGAGCAGGCGATCCTCAGCGAAACCTTTCCTCCGGAGCAGCGCGGCCTGGCGACGGGCTTGTACGGGCTGGTCGTGGTGCTCGGGCCGACGATCGGACCGCTCGTCGGCGGCTGGATCACGGACAACATGACCTGGCGCTGGATCTTCTTCATCAACGTGCCGGTCGGGCTGCTCGGCTCGCTCCTCGTGGCGTCGTTCGTGCCCGAGCCCTCGCACCTCAAGCAGCGCGGCCGCGTGCGGGTGGACGTGGTCGGCATCGGCCTGCTTGCGGTTGGGCTCTCCAGCCTGCTCATCGTGCTCGAGCAGGGGAACCGGTGGGACTGGTTCTCGTCGCCGCTGGTGTGGGGGTTCGGCCTGGCCGCCGTGTCGGGGCTGCTCCTCTTCGTGCTGTGGGAGCTTCTGGGCACGGACACGCCGGCGGTGGATCTCCGCATCCTCACCAACCGCGCGTTCACGGCGGCATGGGCGAGCGTGGGCGTGCTCGGGCTCGCGCTGATCGGGGCGCTGCTGCTGCAGTCGCTGTTTCTGCAAGAGGTGCTGGGCTACACGGCCACGCAGACGGGGACGATGTTCGTGCCGCGCGGTCTGGTGACGATGATCATGAGCCCGATCGCGGGGCTGCTGCTCAACCGCGTCGGGCCGCGCCTGCTCGCGGCGGCAGGGGGGCTGAGCGTGGCGGCGGCGCTGTTCATGATGTCCCGGTGGACGCTCGACGCCGGATTGGTGCAGATTTTGCCACCGATGATGCTCAACGGCCTCGGTCTCGCGATGCTGTTCATCCCGCTGTTCAACGCCGGGATCGCCTCCGTGGACCGGAGGAAGATCACGGGTGCGGCGGGTCTCCTCTCCCTGCAGCTTCAGCTCGGCGCCGCGTTCGGCTCCGCGATCTTGGCGACGATGATCGAGCGCGGCATCACGCGGTACCACGCGATCCTCGTGGAGCACGCCACCGCCGCGAGCCCGGCGTTTTCCACGACCCTCCAGCAACTGACGCGGCTGCTGTCGGGACCTGGAGGCCGCGACCCCGTGACCGCTCAACAGCAGGCGTACGCCATGCTCGATCAGACGATCACGGCCCAGGCGTCGGTGCTCTCGTTCAATCACGCCTTTCAGATCATCGCCGCGATCGCGCTGATCGTCCTGCTCTGCGTGCCGTTTCTCCGCCGCCCGATCGCGAATCTGCCGCACTGA